A portion of the Sulfuriferula sp. AH1 genome contains these proteins:
- a CDS encoding DUF3309 family protein, giving the protein MSLGTVLLVIVILMLIGVIPAWPHSRNWGYMPSGGLGLLLIILVILMVMGQI; this is encoded by the coding sequence ATGTCATTAGGCACAGTACTGCTGGTCATCGTCATCTTGATGCTGATCGGAGTGATTCCTGCCTGGCCGCATAGCCGCAATTGGGGTTATATGCCAAGCGGCGGTCTGGGACTGTTATTGATAATTCTGGTCATTCTGATGGTGATGGGGCAGATATAA
- a CDS encoding OmpA family protein yields MKNFRNLPVMLAAAALFAGCSTMPPANPQLEETRQDFQAAQANPDVVNLAPVQLKEASDALDTANNAWMHHDSDKKVNELAYVAKQKVAEQSVANAAKERDQMRLDQRTQEANKARMDASIAQNQTAAAQNEAADAQRKQQEAEAHAQQLESELSDLSAQKTERGIVVTFGDVLFNTDDARLKQSGLSNVQKLADILKQNPQRVVLIEGYTDNTGTPEHNQMLSERRALSVGTALTELGISRDRITTRGYGEAYPAARNDTAAGRQFNRRVEIVLSGDDGKIPPR; encoded by the coding sequence ATGAAAAACTTTCGCAATCTACCGGTAATGCTGGCCGCAGCAGCATTATTCGCAGGCTGCAGTACTATGCCTCCGGCCAATCCGCAGCTCGAAGAAACCCGCCAGGATTTCCAGGCTGCCCAAGCCAATCCTGATGTGGTCAATCTCGCGCCCGTCCAGCTGAAAGAGGCCAGCGACGCACTCGATACCGCGAATAACGCCTGGATGCATCATGACAGTGACAAAAAAGTGAATGAGCTGGCCTATGTCGCCAAGCAGAAAGTCGCCGAACAGTCTGTAGCCAATGCCGCCAAAGAACGCGACCAGATGCGGCTTGATCAGCGCACACAGGAGGCGAACAAGGCCAGGATGGATGCGTCAATAGCACAAAACCAGACGGCAGCGGCCCAGAATGAAGCGGCAGATGCCCAGCGCAAACAGCAGGAAGCGGAAGCGCATGCTCAACAACTGGAATCCGAGCTGAGCGACCTTTCCGCACAAAAGACCGAACGCGGCATCGTGGTGACATTCGGCGACGTATTGTTCAATACCGACGATGCAAGACTGAAACAGAGCGGCTTGAGCAATGTGCAGAAACTGGCGGACATCCTGAAACAGAATCCGCAGCGCGTCGTGCTGATAGAAGGCTATACCGACAATACCGGCACTCCGGAACATAACCAGATGCTGTCCGAGCGCCGTGCCTTGTCGGTAGGCACGGCGTTGACGGAATTGGGTATCAGCCGCGACCGCATAACCACGCGCGGTTATGGTGAAGCTTATCCGGCCGCGCGCAACGACACGGCAGCCGGTCGCCAGTTCAACCGCAGGGTGGAGATCGTACTGTCAGGAGACGACGGCAAAATACCGCCACGCTAA
- a CDS encoding Crp/Fnr family transcriptional regulator: MATNNHVHTGNRLLALLPRKECQSLLAACEQIDLSAGSMLCKPGERIRDIYFPISCTISLVSHIDAHDKLGVGLAGNEGMFGVPLILGLEVSSLCALVQGSGSAWKIGTSEFMLRYEQNPLLQRVLKRYVYTLMNQLAQTAVCNRFHMTEARLARWLLMTDDRTYSAGFHVTQAFLAYMLGVRRVGISKAAGALQKQKLINYSRGDITIIDRQGLQRVACSCYQTDKDAFDRIMS, translated from the coding sequence GTGGCAACTAATAATCATGTACATACTGGCAACAGACTGCTGGCATTGCTGCCGCGAAAAGAGTGCCAGTCCCTGCTCGCAGCTTGCGAACAAATTGATCTGAGCGCCGGAAGCATGCTCTGCAAACCCGGAGAGCGTATCCGCGATATTTATTTTCCTATTAGCTGTACTATTTCGCTGGTATCCCATATCGATGCCCATGACAAACTGGGAGTGGGACTGGCGGGAAACGAAGGCATGTTCGGCGTACCCCTGATCCTGGGCCTGGAGGTCTCATCCTTATGCGCTCTTGTACAAGGGAGCGGCAGTGCGTGGAAAATCGGGACGTCGGAGTTCATGCTCAGGTACGAACAGAATCCTTTGCTGCAACGGGTGCTGAAACGCTACGTTTACACATTGATGAACCAGCTCGCCCAGACTGCCGTCTGCAACCGCTTTCATATGACTGAAGCGCGTCTCGCTCGTTGGCTATTAATGACCGACGACCGGACGTATTCAGCCGGATTTCATGTCACCCAGGCGTTTCTGGCTTATATGCTTGGTGTAAGGCGCGTCGGCATCTCCAAAGCTGCCGGCGCACTGCAAAAACAAAAACTCATCAACTATAGCCGCGGGGATATTACCATCATCGACCGTCAGGGGCTGCAGAGAGTTGCCTGTTCGTGTTACCAGACCGACAAGGACGCGTTTGACCGCATCATGAGCTGA
- a CDS encoding DUF4398 domain-containing protein, with product MKIISPRPSHPGIYLAVFLAILLTGCKSAPPPTAEVAVTKATVSDAATAGAAEYAPEEMKSAREKLDRANQAMAAKDYKLAKQLSIEAQADAELARSKANSAKAQQAADALQDDIRVMREELDRNNRNK from the coding sequence ATGAAGATCATTTCACCTCGCCCATCACATCCCGGTATTTATCTGGCTGTTTTTTTAGCCATCCTGCTAACCGGCTGCAAAAGCGCCCCACCGCCTACTGCAGAAGTCGCTGTCACCAAAGCGACGGTATCCGACGCCGCAACTGCTGGTGCCGCCGAATATGCTCCGGAGGAAATGAAATCCGCTCGTGAAAAACTTGACCGCGCCAATCAGGCGATGGCTGCCAAGGACTATAAGTTAGCCAAACAGCTATCCATCGAGGCCCAGGCCGACGCCGAACTGGCCCGCAGCAAGGCAAATTCCGCCAAGGCGCAGCAGGCAGCGGATGCATTGCAGGATGATATCCGCGTGATGCGTGAAGAACTCGACCGGAACAACCGGAATAAATAA
- a CDS encoding lmo0937 family membrane protein: MLYTIAVVLIILWLLGLVTSYTMGGFIHILLVIAVVIILLRIISGRSPL, encoded by the coding sequence ATGCTTTATACCATCGCCGTTGTGCTCATTATCCTGTGGCTTCTGGGTCTGGTTACTTCCTATACCATGGGCGGTTTCATTCACATCCTGCTGGTGATCGCCGTCGTTATTATCCTGTTGCGCATCATCAGCGGGCGCTCGCCGCTTTAA
- the glgB gene encoding 1,4-alpha-glucan branching protein GlgB produces MGPNAAAVSVIGEFNRWDAKSNALHLRHDGSGIWEGWIADVATGASYKYRIVSRDGKAADKGDPFAPYWEAPPLTASRVWDLDYAWNDAAWMAQRREKNRLDAPCSIYEVHLGSWRRVPEEGNRSLTYREMAEWLPRYLISMNFTHVEFMPLTEHPFYGSWGYQTTGYFAPTARYGTPQDFMFLVDALHRDGIGVILDWVPSHFPDDAHGLAQFDGTYLFEHADPRQGYHPDWHSAIFNYGRHEIRAFLASSALFWLDKYHIDGLRVDAVASMLYLDYGRRHGEWIPNQYGGRENLDAVAFLRDLNEAIYRDYPDVQTFAEESTSWPMVSRPTYTGGLGFGLKWNMGWMHDTLKYFSQDPVYRKYHHAQLIFSIWYAFSENFVLPFSHDEVVHGKGSLIGKMPGDEWQQFANLRLLYGYMWGHPGKKLLFMGCEFGQKREWQHEESLEWAVLQYPRHAGLRRWVEDLNHFYRSEPALYQNDFNAEGFEWMDCNDAEKSVVSFVRHGSAAGETLLVVCNFTPVVRENYLVGVPVGGYWHEVLNSDAELYGGSGIGNFGGREAAPVAAGNMYHSLILRLPPLGVLYFKQGGDA; encoded by the coding sequence TTGGGCCCCAATGCAGCTGCCGTTTCCGTGATCGGTGAATTCAATCGCTGGGATGCCAAGTCGAATGCGCTGCATCTTCGCCACGATGGCTCAGGCATCTGGGAAGGCTGGATCGCTGACGTAGCGACAGGCGCCAGCTATAAATACCGTATTGTTTCCCGTGACGGAAAGGCAGCCGACAAAGGCGATCCGTTCGCGCCTTACTGGGAAGCGCCGCCCTTGACCGCTTCCCGGGTATGGGATCTGGATTACGCCTGGAATGATGCTGCATGGATGGCGCAACGCCGGGAGAAGAACCGGCTGGATGCACCTTGTTCCATCTATGAAGTGCATCTGGGTTCCTGGCGACGGGTACCGGAAGAGGGCAACCGTTCCCTTACTTACCGTGAGATGGCAGAGTGGCTGCCGCGTTACCTGATCAGCATGAACTTTACCCATGTCGAGTTCATGCCGCTCACCGAGCATCCTTTTTACGGTTCATGGGGCTATCAGACCACCGGGTACTTTGCGCCGACGGCCCGTTACGGCACACCGCAGGATTTCATGTTCCTGGTGGATGCGCTGCATCGGGACGGCATCGGCGTCATCCTCGACTGGGTGCCGTCGCATTTCCCTGACGATGCTCACGGCCTCGCTCAATTTGACGGCACTTATCTGTTCGAGCACGCCGATCCGCGCCAGGGCTATCACCCGGACTGGCACAGTGCGATTTTCAATTACGGACGGCATGAAATCCGCGCATTTTTAGCCAGCAGTGCGTTGTTCTGGCTGGATAAATATCACATCGACGGACTGCGCGTGGATGCTGTCGCGTCGATGCTGTATCTGGATTACGGGCGCAGGCACGGCGAGTGGATTCCCAATCAGTATGGCGGCAGGGAGAATCTGGATGCCGTCGCCTTTCTGCGCGATCTCAACGAGGCAATCTACCGCGATTATCCCGATGTGCAGACCTTTGCCGAGGAATCGACTTCCTGGCCCATGGTGTCCCGCCCTACGTATACCGGCGGGCTTGGATTCGGTCTGAAATGGAACATGGGCTGGATGCATGACACGCTCAAGTATTTTTCGCAAGACCCGGTTTACCGGAAATATCACCATGCCCAGCTTATTTTCAGTATCTGGTATGCCTTTTCGGAGAACTTCGTGCTGCCGTTTTCGCATGACGAAGTCGTGCATGGCAAAGGTTCGCTGATCGGGAAAATGCCGGGCGACGAATGGCAGCAGTTCGCCAACCTGCGCTTGCTGTATGGCTACATGTGGGGACATCCGGGCAAGAAGCTGCTGTTCATGGGCTGCGAATTCGGTCAGAAGCGCGAATGGCAGCACGAAGAGAGCCTGGAATGGGCGGTACTGCAATACCCGCGACATGCCGGATTGCGGCGCTGGGTGGAAGATCTCAACCATTTCTATCGTAGCGAACCGGCACTTTATCAGAATGATTTCAATGCGGAAGGATTCGAGTGGATGGACTGCAACGACGCGGAAAAAAGCGTCGTGAGCTTTGTGCGGCATGGCAGTGCTGCAGGCGAGACACTGCTGGTGGTATGCAATTTTACGCCGGTCGTACGCGAGAATTATCTGGTCGGCGTACCGGTTGGCGGTTATTGGCATGAAGTGCTCAACAGCGATGCCGAGCTGTATGGCGGCAGTGGGATAGGCAATTTCGGTGGCAGGGAAGCGGCGCCGGTCGCTGCCGGGAACATGTACCATTCGCTGATATTGCGCCTGCCGCCGCTGGGTGTCCTATACTTCAAGCAGGGGGGCGATGCATGA
- a CDS encoding alpha-1,4-glucan--maltose-1-phosphate maltosyltransferase yields MTIIPELDGRQRVVIENVRPEIDAGRFPVKRVIGQSVEVEADAFTDGHDALRCVLRYRHESESRWREMSMVSLGNDRWRAAFPVAELGRYLYTVTAWVDHFLSWQHEIVRRNDAQDIAVALQMGSRLIGEAAQRATGDDRLQLQQYAKEMGVADADAGKHLAISQMLTSLMVRYSDRSLATHYPLELTVRAERVKALYSTWYELFPRSCVDDGMDHGTFAECEKRLPSIAKMGFDVVYLPPIHPIGVTKRKGPNNTLLASAGDPGSPWAIGAADGGHKAIHPQLGTLEDFASLVQRARDLGIDIALDIALQCSPDHPYVHEHPEWFRHRPDGSIQYAENPPKKYQDIYPFNFENENWRELWQELLDVFLFWIGQGVSIFRVDNPHTKPFPFWEWLIGQVHRDHPQTIFLAEAFTRPKVIYRLAKLGFSQSYNYFPWRNTKGEIEAYFTELTRSEVREYFRPNLWPNTPDILTEYLQFGGRPAFMLRLVLAATLGASYGIYGPAYELMEASPRESGGEEYLDSEKYQVRRWNLDRADSLNDFIARINRIRRENPALQQDHCLQFFNVDNEALLCYAKTTADNTEIIVVVANLDPHHTQSGWVTLPMKALGLDTERAYQVHDLVTDARFLWKGERNYVEIIPRTAPAHIFKLRRRVRTERDFDYFL; encoded by the coding sequence ATGACGATTATTCCCGAGCTTGATGGCAGACAGCGAGTTGTGATCGAAAACGTACGGCCGGAGATCGATGCCGGGCGTTTCCCTGTCAAACGCGTCATCGGTCAGTCTGTCGAAGTGGAAGCGGATGCATTCACCGACGGGCACGATGCGTTGAGATGCGTGCTGCGTTACCGGCATGAATCCGAAAGCAGGTGGCGCGAGATGTCGATGGTGTCGCTCGGCAACGATCGCTGGCGTGCCGCTTTTCCTGTCGCCGAATTGGGCCGGTATCTTTATACGGTGACCGCATGGGTCGACCATTTCCTGTCCTGGCAGCATGAAATAGTACGCCGCAATGACGCGCAGGATATTGCAGTGGCGTTGCAAATGGGATCAAGGCTGATCGGCGAGGCGGCGCAACGCGCGACCGGCGACGACCGGCTGCAATTGCAGCAATATGCAAAGGAAATGGGCGTTGCCGATGCAGATGCCGGCAAGCATCTGGCCATTTCGCAAATGCTGACCAGCCTGATGGTGCGTTATTCGGACCGCAGTCTGGCTACCCATTACCCGCTGGAGCTGACCGTTCGCGCCGAGCGGGTAAAAGCGCTTTACAGCACCTGGTATGAGTTGTTTCCGCGTTCATGTGTCGATGACGGCATGGATCACGGCACGTTTGCGGAATGTGAAAAAAGGCTGCCTTCCATAGCGAAGATGGGATTCGATGTGGTGTATCTGCCGCCGATTCATCCCATCGGCGTGACCAAACGCAAAGGCCCGAATAACACCCTGCTGGCGAGCGCAGGCGATCCGGGAAGCCCGTGGGCGATCGGTGCAGCGGATGGCGGCCACAAGGCAATTCATCCGCAATTGGGCACACTGGAAGATTTCGCCAGTCTGGTGCAGCGCGCGCGCGATCTCGGTATCGATATTGCGCTCGATATCGCGTTGCAATGCTCGCCCGATCATCCGTATGTGCATGAGCACCCCGAATGGTTCCGCCATCGGCCGGACGGCAGCATCCAGTATGCGGAAAACCCGCCCAAGAAATATCAGGATATCTACCCGTTCAATTTTGAGAACGAAAACTGGCGTGAATTATGGCAGGAACTGCTCGACGTGTTTCTGTTCTGGATCGGTCAGGGCGTAAGCATATTCCGTGTCGATAACCCGCATACCAAACCGTTCCCTTTCTGGGAATGGCTGATCGGGCAGGTGCACCGCGATCACCCGCAGACGATTTTTCTGGCCGAGGCGTTTACCCGTCCGAAAGTGATATACCGGCTTGCCAAGCTCGGCTTCAGCCAGTCCTACAACTATTTCCCCTGGCGCAATACGAAGGGCGAGATCGAGGCCTATTTCACCGAACTCACGCGTTCGGAAGTACGCGAATATTTCCGCCCCAATCTGTGGCCGAATACCCCGGATATCCTCACCGAATACCTGCAGTTCGGCGGACGGCCGGCATTCATGCTGCGCCTGGTGCTGGCTGCGACGCTGGGTGCGAGTTACGGCATCTACGGGCCGGCTTACGAATTGATGGAAGCGAGCCCGCGGGAGAGCGGGGGAGAAGAATATCTCGACTCCGAGAAATACCAGGTACGCCGCTGGAACCTCGATCGCGCAGACAGCCTGAATGATTTTATCGCCAGGATTAACCGTATCCGCCGCGAAAACCCGGCACTGCAGCAGGATCACTGTCTGCAGTTCTTTAATGTCGACAACGAGGCGCTGCTCTGCTACGCCAAAACCACGGCGGATAACACCGAGATCATCGTGGTCGTCGCCAATCTCGACCCGCATCATACCCAGTCCGGCTGGGTTACGCTGCCCATGAAGGCGCTGGGGCTGGATACCGAACGCGCCTATCAGGTGCACGATCTGGTCACGGACGCGCGCTTTTTGTGGAAAGGCGAGCGTAATTACGTGGAAATCATTCCGCGAACTGCGCCGGCACATATTTTCAAGTTGCGCCGGCGAGTCCGTACCGAACGTGACTTCGATTATTTTTTGTAA
- a CDS encoding SDR family oxidoreductase, with the protein MSISDNKMTDAVVRQQQNLQKMQDQQDAVASGSEQKKQQAVQTGSHEYPGVPMPAQHLRKPGQEKDMSLKPEFMAPDYRGSGKLEGSVAIITGGDSGIGRAVAVLYAREGADVAVIYLNEHDDANETRQHVEEEGRKCLLISGDVRDAGFCRDAVGQVKAHFGHIDILVNNAAFQEHAASLLELSEVRFDMTMKTNIYGYFHMAKAVLPHLQRGAAIINTGSVTGLKGNKNLLDYSATKGAIHAFTMSLASNLLPQGIRVNAVAPGPVWTPLNPADQSPEKITRFGQSTDMNRPTQLEEISPAYVFLASPVCSSFITGIVLPIIGSVGE; encoded by the coding sequence ATGTCAATTTCGGATAACAAGATGACCGATGCTGTAGTCAGGCAACAGCAGAATCTTCAAAAGATGCAGGACCAGCAGGATGCAGTCGCTTCCGGGTCAGAACAGAAAAAGCAGCAGGCGGTACAGACCGGATCGCATGAATATCCCGGCGTGCCGATGCCAGCGCAGCATCTGCGAAAACCGGGGCAGGAGAAGGACATGTCGCTCAAACCCGAATTCATGGCACCCGATTATCGCGGCAGCGGCAAGCTGGAAGGTTCGGTCGCCATTATCACCGGTGGCGATTCCGGCATCGGACGTGCCGTCGCTGTGCTCTATGCGCGAGAAGGAGCGGACGTGGCCGTCATTTATCTCAACGAACATGACGATGCCAATGAAACCAGACAGCATGTCGAGGAAGAAGGACGTAAATGTTTGCTCATAAGCGGCGATGTGCGGGATGCCGGATTTTGCCGCGATGCAGTCGGGCAGGTAAAGGCCCATTTCGGCCATATCGACATCCTGGTAAACAATGCCGCCTTTCAGGAACATGCGGCTTCCCTGCTCGAGCTGAGTGAGGTACGCTTCGACATGACCATGAAAACCAATATCTACGGATATTTCCATATGGCCAAAGCCGTATTGCCCCATTTGCAGCGCGGCGCGGCAATCATTAACACCGGCTCGGTCACCGGCCTCAAGGGCAATAAGAATCTGCTGGATTACTCGGCCACGAAGGGGGCGATCCACGCATTTACGATGTCGCTGGCGTCCAATCTGCTGCCTCAGGGTATTCGCGTCAATGCCGTGGCTCCAGGGCCTGTATGGACGCCGCTCAATCCGGCAGATCAAAGCCCGGAAAAGATTACTCGATTCGGACAGTCGACCGACATGAATCGGCCGACTCAGCTGGAAGAAATATCGCCCGCCTATGTGTTTCTGGCGTCGCCAGTATGTTCCAGCTTTATAACGGGTATCGTGCTGCCGATCATAGGCAGCGTAGGCGAATAA